From a single Leishmania panamensis strain MHOM/PA/94/PSC-1 chromosome 2 sequence genomic region:
- a CDS encoding voltage-dependent anion-selective channel, putative (TriTrypDB/GeneDB-style sysID: LpmP.02.0340), whose translation MSREKSCFTGSTGKVYSTPSLFKDYNKSTNDLLNKNFPAANTWVLECKYKGPKDTFFINPQVNSSGKMLADIEYVAACNGGLKVTLTPDIMRELKGTAHYTLHGHKVEVMVQRLQNKCHYEISHETCVALSKLASINEKITPEHVELGMGIDVAPNCQVGCGAVYNICANDCNWNLGCRYADKGFEVALRTNRFKTYHTSASFPCSFMLCGNKCVVRAAVEVVCGCGCGDKGTAVTAGIESTCPVLPANTIKARMNRNMNWVVSYIAKMADNWAVCLSLDENLKVGVQLTHS comes from the coding sequence ATGTCGCGCGAGAAGTCCTGCTTTACGGGGTCGACCGGGAAGGTCTACtcgaccccctccctcttcaaGGACTACAACAAGTCCACGAATGACCTCCTCAATAAGAATTTCCCTGCCGCAAACACATGGGTTCTGGAGTGCAAGTACAAGGGCCCCAAGGACACCTTCTTCATCAACCCCCAGGTCAACTCCAGTGGAAAGATGTTGGCTGATATCGAGTACGTCGCGGCGTGCAACGGCGGCCTAAAGGTCACCCTGACCCCTGACATCATGCGCGAGCTCAAGGGAACGGCTCACTACACACTCCATGGCCACAAGGTGGAGGTGATGGTTCAGCGCCTCCAGAATAAGTGCCACTACGAGATCAGTCACGAGACGTGCGTGGCTCTCTCGAAGCTCGCGAGCATCAACGAGAAAATCACGCCGGAGCATGTGGAGCTCGGCATGGGCATCGACGTGGCGCCAAACTGCCAGGTCGGCTGCGGTGCCGTCTACAACATTTGCGCGAACGACTGCAACTGGAATTTGGGTTGCCGCTACGCGGATAAGGGCTTCGAGGTGGCGCTCCGCACGAACCGCTTCAAGACATACCATACAAGCGCCAGCTTTCCGTGCTCCTTCATGCTGTGTGGCAACAAGTGCGtggtgcgcgctgccgttgaggtggtgtgcgggtgcggctgTGGCGACAAGGGTaccgccgtcaccgcggGTATTGAGTCCACGTGTCCGGTGCTGCCGGCCAACACAATCAAGGCTCGCATGAACCGCAACATGAACTGGGTGGTCTCCTACATCGCGAAGATGGCGGACAACTGGGCTGTGTGCCTGTCGCTGGACGAGAATCTGAAGGTCGGTGTGCAGCTGACACACTCGTAG
- a CDS encoding hypothetical protein (TriTrypDB/GeneDB-style sysID: LpmP.02.0350) — MSSLAPSSFTGPPTGSFQVLWPPRDDVIAAPLGTVPVDFSSPLPVPLSTRGDEPDSVSRAGTGRSSTFDGPFSPLAMVGVMHRGSTGSGSGVGAGVLRGLLTPAGSFNAAHQQARYPPCQWQARSTSPSAAVRNPPNSSLSSSAAATTASGIASPLSRNPGPSSHGATRLVSSHGIQDDSAAPPRSSRASLRWMVEEPTHTGGREMAGTLAATLGQVNASDGSGDCSASMPPSSAQLTLAATVNSSVPPYTSRVWQASTTPPFQYPPQAPCTGHRADCIGTGGIGGERTASPLPSSVAAGTAALSGAAEGTAPRSCVPVMLPTSSSLSSSSLPMRPPSHAGLLAAAPTAGSLPMTSIKRIATGAGAVGVGNAVACAIPSLCDASVARLRHSDPEVRAAAAELADGQQQPQHCQLQGHIGVAVDVSAVVGSCEGSDGAGNNRSPRQSRPRGLVSASSHAFRACRSQQPSPQLAESGKHVDGEEKGKPARQRLWLSHDDSELSGLGPSSSAPGAFSMDCGRDREAPPFVAARSWSSSLTESSSRSPLAASVAQLHDCHTASTAAALGFSTQTPPIALVTVPSAATSTAPLAPPALPSWKRGKLRRLAAPSLGGAGLVGRKLPPTVSAAASIIQGRSPRTPRSQREAHLMPLMRVALIDARSVRSHLEELRALLPKHRSGPAGATTAQDISGAIAGNSESAEATYRATAAAAVDTGDAQRTGPSGVADVRAGDDDEAEGVDNMLNSSDDPVGIVEWTTAMSPASFSLRQKVLRDKKTDGIGGGGDGGSNILQARASDGKASSQLPCSQGLHWNGSDVDGDGNNDGDGSPAATFNVRGLYTSSLNGYRHQRLTRLTEQHLKSLWLGISVVAKSVCGVAVEDCARMALAQGQAPMDEQALGSPCERGAAMSATPPSPPSTAVTASPTPCDPPKPSSAAVTAQDGEATTAKNASSGASKPLLSEGPPDTTPSFHFSSPALAAAPAERRTLACGEQAPTTATTMRRLGGPMRGNPSSGRHRDTQHRRFDEAALLDSVLAGGNGSAPSSLLGRTAVLAAAVNGSPTVFTGDEEGSRMSFSSSTAAPTSLARRTSASPSTSTALAQCTYSDCYRSGDSNSSSHHHSTTSPTSLSKWRNTSPSGTIYIHNTMTSLSSAETMTSVLDDAPSSSGSRMHNSSSSSSSRGGGGGYAVGTAVSALSGLPRPAIPTTAMTGSGGQSLYTLPSTLLPLPALQQGSLSQLAPSTRIGGAASPNNYRPPPVATVTPLSPPLHQPLAHGGTAPTSAPPTAAPHHSPSSAWYSEVGVDGGAADISSSCPLAAGTSGSMWMLPLPSPVPPPPPVAVHRGTTAAAAASGGGASRVLAVVPTVPSASSTSYGAANSGAGGCASALQRPCARSSGVVPATPFTSPPSATSTPTLLFAMPSPPVKAPFIKVQREEVVADTTPDLDSNARASIVPCAAAVVTAAMSASGTAIHAQDEGCGRAPTSSALPLTGHERPGEIGMEARSGTALPPSSAAAAAVVMVAQDEMSRAPHNVGAAATLPPAIASSHDTQIEGERSDVPPTYGSMELIACERHGSDDIPTPSGAALVMMPDSLLPRQSGADTCTYYSPVLRSSATGTAATSALSADGDNQLEESSESDGADAAGKAPHKLPAHAASEGAARAGKVSREDVIDGAGASSGFSIVYESAASPPSLSQRQSERGAVSAAAHPCVAPARGLSFSYATILASRAEAASAVATTMTVAEACISSSAPSATPPPPPRAELQPRHRDDGRSSPPPMPTSDSALHDLRGGEDADRTVKRSSSSGSSNIVEGSALQTPPQVALPGTPTKDRSLHAVPQWAQLHPPQTPTSTTTSLETRSADSAGVLWMQTGDEEEVNAMSALACATSLPVHPSSSATDERESCPPPSLPTLTELIHTEVVHSTPATEAELREGATLAKQFKGEESAADTPSSMVPFPTLQSWAAHVGRHAGLCISSAAAALDVEQSEALTTSLQLSGSVCMPAYADRYTGEDCGGASEAKEAKGDVAPDEATARDSEDGRDLLSFYVNIDAHDLPSPSQSASARHQALQQHQHHQHQLMQTWSSILTISSSGHSAATASSLRTTLTSVTLSASMAALGSRLNTSSTMTSGSSTALPSVAETILGISVAAGGGGDVGAACDTDFDAPCLSTTFNSTFTSTARTQHVLSRLKPLPHFSPPQNYPFPLLGVSSPYVLDYRGFEEDGDDVDTDSYTQDTDDTDLLGADPEFEDEGRHRTETPVCGEASGGGSAYDDSGVEDRGAVAKSAASPSQCHEDGKDGVEASPTQPLPESSTSEAKPFTTLAGSTAVAVAGASGQCGAAAPTRHDRSSRGGRSGVSSHAIRTAALESQALPAAPFPEGASLLTATADDGGARGASAYAVVTSRAALVQASRAIEEDKDEDDNTTEDGTSSAHLSMRSLGVPMAQLPAPVGADSTTTAADTVTTLVGKGEANTILEGRGDPLGMDKGIQMAAAMTPSAQAACDVESSELEDAASVVMVKVTREPTEEAPTVGAVTFLVATAAAAPIALLQTSPPSPSSSSSDAHATPVRCSHESQSRCPPPALLVSAPIDRVRVDTAALSPSAGKEKLKKRHDGDRRAADASAVLSGASLETGGALLITSTPLAVTTALRATGASGSDGLIPCLPLEAASSAAPARAPSTILLEPRERPSPPLPQTRFSLPSYYLAQCEDGLADVAGSLHRWHAETSAFFPETESASTPCRTHGRRNGSSGGPAHLYLSISALARRRAQQRAFYNSAGLSGSAALPPMKATAVDMLSSASAMPVLPSRVSATPDDTEKAATSPTLSSAAAGATHNDRLLGSMVRALWLTGGGDHGGGAC, encoded by the coding sequence ATGTCGTCTCTGGCGCCTTCCTCATTCACTGGTCCGCCGACTGGGTCCTTTCAAGTGCTGTGGCCTCCGCGTGATGACGTCATCGCCGCTCCGCTCGGCACGGTGCCAGTTGacttctcctctccgctgccaGTGCCTCTCAGCACGAGAGGCGACGAGCCAGACTCCGTATCGCGAGCAGGCActggccgcagcagcaccttcgaTGGGCCCTTCAGCCCCTTGGCGATGGTAGGCGTGATGCACCGAGGCAGCACcggtagcggcagcggcgttggtgCTGGTGTTCTGCGCGGGTTACTGACGCCAGCAGGCTCTTTCAATGCAGCTCATCAGCAGGCTCGGTACCCACCGTGTCAGTGGCAAGCTCGCAGTACATCGCCATCTGCGGCGGTGCGAAACCCGCCCAactcttctctgtcttcgagtgctgctgccacgaccGCATCCGGAATCGCCTCTCCGCTGAGCCGAAACCCCGGGCccagcagccacggcgcAACACGGCTTGTCAGCTCCCACGGCATCCAAGACGAtagcgcagcgccgccaagATCGTCGCGCGCAAGCCTGCGTTGGATGGTGGAGGAGCCAACGCATAccggagggagggaaatgGCTGGCACACTCGCTGCCACTCTCGGTCAAGTGAACGCCTCCGACGGGAGCGGCGACTGTTCTGCATCGATGCCGCCTTCCTCGGCACAGCTGACGCTGGCAGCGACAGTGAACTCGTCTGTCCCGCCTTACACGTCAAGAGTGTGGCAGGCGTCTACCACGCCGCCGTTTCAGTACCCACCGCAGGCGCCTTGTACGGGTCACCGCGCCGACTGTATCGGAACAGGTGGGATTGGCGGTGAAAGGACCGCGTCCCCCCTACCCAGCTCTGTCGCGGCGGGCACCGCAGCTCTCAGTGGTGCGGCGGAGGGTACAGCGCCGAGGTCATGCGTGCCAGTGATGCTGCCCACCTCATCTTCGCTGTCGTCTTCATCCTTGCCCATGCGCCCGCCATCCCACGCCGGCTTAttagcagcggcgccgactgCGGGGTCACTGCCCATGACCTCTATAAAGCGCATTGCCACCGGCGCGGGGGCCGTCGGCGTGGGCAACGCGGTTGCCTGTGCCATTCCATCCCTGTGCGATGCCTCCGTGGCCAGACTGCGACACTCAGATCCAGAAGTccgggctgcagctgcagagctCGCAGatgggcaacagcagccgcaacacTGTCAGCTTCAAGGGCACATTGGTGTGGCTGTGGATGTTTCAGCAGTGGTGGGCAGCTGCGAGGGGAGCGATGGCGCTGGCAACAACCGCAGTCCCCGCCAAAGTCGACCGCGCGGGTTGGTGAGTGCATCGAGCCACGCCTTCCGTGCTTGCCGTTCTCAGCAACCGTCGCCGCAGCTTGCTGAGAGCGGCAAGCACGTGGACGGCGAGGAGAAGGGTAAGCCAGCCCGCCAGCGGTTGTGGCTCTCCCACGATGACTCTGAACTCTCTGGCTTGGGCccgagcagcagtgcgcccgGCGCCTTTTCGATGGACTGCGGGCGCGACAGAGAGGCCCCTCCGTTTGTGGCGGCGCGCTCGTGGTCGTCCTCCCTGACGGAGAGCTCATCACGCTCGCCGTTGGCGGCCTCGGTGGCGCAGTTACACGACTGCCACACAGCCtccacggcggcagcgttggGTTTCAGTACCCAGACACCTCCGATAGCTCTAGTGACAGTGCCTTCCGCAGCGACGTCGACGGCGCCCCTGGCACCCCCAGCGCTCCCGTCGTGGAAGCGAGGGAAGCTGCGGCGACTCGCCGCCCCATCGCTCGGGGGTGCGGGTTTAGTTGGGCGGAAGCTGCCGCCTACCGtatcggcggcggcgtcgatCATTCAAGGCCGCTCTCCCCGCACACCGCGTAGCCAACGTGAAGCGCATCTGATGCCACTAATGCGCGTTGCTCTCATCGATGCGAGGAGCGTGCGTAGCCacctggaggagctgcgagcTCTTCTCCCTAAGCATCGCTCTGGCCCCGCGGGGGCGACAACGGCGCAGGACATCAGTGGCGCCATCGCCGGCAACAGTGAGTCTGCAGAGGCCACCTaccgcgccactgccgctgccgcagtcgaCACCGGCGACGCACAACGTACGGGCCCAAGCGGAGTGGCAGACGTTAGGGcgggcgacgacgatgaggcAGAAGGGGTGGACAATATGCTCAATAGCAGCGACGATCCCGTGGGCATCGTGGAGTGGACAACAGCCATGAGCCCGGccagcttctctcttcggcAGAAGGTGCTGAGAGACAAGAAGACTGATGGCAtcggtgggggtggggacgGTGGCAGCAATATTCTGCAAGCTCGCGCAAGCGATGGAAAGGCCTCTTCCCAGCTGCCGTGCTCACAGGGCTTGCACTGGAACGGCAGTGATGTCGACGGTGACGGCaacaacgacggcgacggaTCGCCAGCGGCGACGTTCAACGTTAGAGGCCTCTACACATCGTCGCTAAACGGCTATCGGCATCAGCGGCTGACGCGGCTTACTGAGCAGCACCTCAAGTCGCTATGGCTGGGCATCAGCGTCGTCGCTAAGTCGGTGTGTGGCGTTGCGGTTGAGGACTGTGCGCGGATGGCGCTCGCACAGGGCCAGGCGCCGATGGACGAGCAGGCGCTGGGCTCGCCCTGTGAAAGGGGCGCCGCGATGTCTgcaacgccgccgtcgccgccatctACCGCCGTGACGGCCTCGCCAACCCCATGTGACCCACCGAAGccgagcagcgctgccgtcactgCGCAAGATGGGGAGGCCACGACGGCTAAGAATGCGTCCAGTGGTGCCTCGAAGCCGCTCCTGTCAGAAGGCCCACCCGACACTACCCCCTCTTTTCACTTCTCAAGCCCTGCGctagcagcggcaccggcagagAGACGAACTCTCGCGTGTGGCGAGCAGGCGCCGACGACGGCCACCACGATGCGACGACTGGGCGGCCCCATGAGGGGCAACCCATCCTCGGGTCGCCACCGCGACACCCAACACCGACGTTTTGACGAGGCAGCGCTTCTGGACAGCGTCTTGGCGGGCGGCAACGGTAGTGCTCCCTCGTCCCTGCTTGGACGCACCGCCGTCTtggccgctgccgtcaaCGGCTCTCCCACTGTATTCAcaggcgacgaggagggctCGCGAATGAGCTTCTCGTCTTCCACCGCGGCCCCCACCTCCCTGGCAAGGCGGACAAGCGCGTCCCCGAGCACGAGCACCGCCCTGGCACAGTGCACCTACTCGGACTGCTACCGTagcggcgacagcaacagcagcagccaccaccacagcaccacaTCCCCGACGTCGTTGTCGAAGTGGCGGAACACGTCCCCGTCTGGCACCATCTACATCCACAACACCATGACaagcctcagcagcgccgagacGATGACCAGCGTGTTGGACGACGcccccagcagcagtgggagcCGCATGCAcaactccagcagcagctctagCTCtcgcggaggtggtggtggctacGCTGTCGGTACTGCGGTCAGCGCGCTCTCGGGCTTGCCGAGGCCAGCGATACCAacgacagcgatgacggGCAGTGGAGGACAGTCATTGTACACgcttccctccaccctcctccccctcccggcgctgcagcagggttCCCTGTCGCAGTTGGCACCGTCCACACGAAtaggcggcgctgcctctccCAATAACTACAGGCCACCGCCGGTCGCAACGGtaacccccctctcccctccgctgCATCAGCCGCTCGCccacggcggcaccgctccCACCTCAGCCCCGCCTaccgcagcgcctcaccACAGCCCTTCCAGCGCGTGGTACTCGGAGGTCGGCGTGgacggtggtgccgccgacatcagcagtAGCTGCCCCCTTGCAGCTGGGACATCAGGGTCCATGTGGATGctaccgctgccgtcgcccgtaccccctcccccaccggtGGCAGTTCACCgaggcaccaccgccgccgccgccgcgagtggtggtggtgcctccAGGGTGTTGGCCGTGGTACCGACTGTGCCGAGTGCATCGTCCACCTCGTACGGGGCAGCgaacagcggtgctggcggtTGTGCGTCTGCCTTACAGAGGCCGTGCGCGCGTTCTTCAGGCGTGGTGCCGGCGAcgcccttcacctccccaCCCAGCGCGACGTCGACGCCCACGCTGCTGTTCGCCATGCCGTCCCCTCCCGTCAAGGCACCGTTCATCAaggtgcagcgagaggaggtAGTTGCTGACACGACGCCTGATTTGGACTCCAATGCACGCGCCAGCATCGTgccgtgcgctgctgccgtagTGACAGCGGCAATGAGTGCCAGCGGTACCGCGATCCATGCGCAAGACGAGGGCTGTGGGCGAGCACCGACCTCCTCGGCCCTACCACTGACAGGTCACGAAAGGCCTGGTGAAATTGGCATGGAGGCGCGCTCAGGAACCGCGCTCCCGCCCAGttccgccgcggctgctgccgtggtAATGGTGGCTCAGGATGAGATGAGCAGAGCACCGCACAACGttggcgcggcagcgacactgCCTCCGGCCATTGCTTCCTCGCACGACACGCAGATCGAGGGCGAGCGGAGCGATGTGCCACCTACCTATGGATCGATGGAGCTTATTGCGTGCGAGAGACACGGCAGCGATGACATCCCCACTCCGTCCGGAGCCGCGCTGGTGATGATGCCGGactctctcctgcctcgGCAAAGCGGCGCCGATACTTGCACCTACTACAGCCCAGTGCTCCGAAGCTCTGCCACAGGTACGGCAGCGACGTCCGCTCTTTCTGCGGATGGGGACAACCAGCTAGAGGAGAGTAGCGAGAGTgacggcgccgacgctgcggGAAAGGCGCCTCACAAACTGCCCGCGCATGCGGCATCAGAGGGGGCGGCGAGGGCGGGGAAGGTTTCACGTGAAGATGTGATTGACGGTGCCGGCGCCTCTTCAGGATTCTCGATTGTTTACGAGTCAgcagcctcgccgccgtcgttgtcACAGCGACAGAGTGAGCGTGGTGCGgtttctgcagctgcgcatccgTGCGTGGCACCTGCAAGAGGCTTGTCATTCTCATACGCAACCATCTTAGCTTCACGAGCGGAGGCCGCCTCAGCCGTTGCAACAACGATGACAGTCGCAGAGGCCTGCATatcctcctctgccccttcagcaacaccaccgccgcccccgcgAGCAGAACTGCAACCACGGCATCGAGACGATGGCCgatcctccccacccccaatGCCGACCTCCGACTCCGCCCTTCACGACctgcgcggtggcgaggACGCGGATCGAACtgtgaagcgcagcagcagcagcggcagcagcaacattGTTGAGGGCAGCGCCTTGCAGACACCCCCACAGGTGGCACTACCGGGGACCCCAACGAAGGATCGGTCGTTGCATGCGGTGCCTCAATGGGCACAACTGCATCCTCCGCAGACGCCAACATCGACTACCACCTCACTGGAGACGCGCTCGGCCGATAGCGCTGGCGTGCTGTGGATGCAGACAggggatgaggaagaggtcAACGCGATGAGTGCGCTGGCGTGCGCCACATCGCTGCCGGTCCATCccagcagctccgcgacAGACGAGCGCGAATCAtgcccgcctccctctctgccaaCGCTGACCGAGCTGATACACACTGAAGTGGTTCACAGCACTCCAGCAACTGAagcagagctgcgcgaggggGCCACTCTGGCGAAGCAGTTCAAGGGAGAGGAGTCTGCAGCCGACACCCCCAGCTCTATGGTCCCCTTCCCGACACTGCAGTCGTGGGCGGCACACGTTGGCAGGCATGCCGGTCTCTGTATCAgctcggctgcagcggcactcGACGTGGAGCAGAGCGAGGCTTTGACCACAAGTCTGCAGTTGTCTGGCTCGGTGTGCATGCCTGCATACGCGGACAGGTACACCGGCGAAGATTGTGGTGGGGCAAGTGAGGCTAAGGAGGCGAAGGGTGACGTTGCCCCGGACGAGGCTACTGCCAGGGACAGCGAAGATGGCCGTGATCTGCTCTCCTTCTACGTGAACATCGATGCACATGACTTGCCGAGTCCCTCTCAGTCTGCATCTGCGCGTCATCAAGCGTTGCAGCAacatcagcaccaccagcaccagctgATGCAGACTTGGTCTAGCATCCTCACTATCAGCTCCTCAGGGCATtcggctgcgacggcgagcTCACTTCGAACAACCCTCACAAGCGTGACGCTGAGTGCCAGCATGGCGGCGCTTGGGTCACGACTGAATACGTCCTCAACGATGACGTCTGGGTCctcgacagcgctgccgtcagtCGCGGAGACCATTCTGGGGATCAGCGTtgctgccggcggtggcggtgacgttGGCGCCGCATGCGACACGGATTTCGATGCGCCGTGCTTAAGCACAACGTTTAACTCGACGTTCACCTCCACAGCAAGAACGCAGCACGTGCTGAGTCGGCTGAAGCCGTTGCCGCATTTCTCACCGCCTCAAAACTACCCCTTCCCACTGCTGGGGGTGTCCTCGCCGTACGTGCTTGACTACAGAGGATTCGAGGAAGACGGGGACGACGTCGACACGGACAGCTACACGCAAGACACCGATGACACTGACCTGCTCGGCGCCGACCCAGAATTTGAGGATGAAGGGCGCCACCGCACTGAAACGCCCGTCTGTGGCGaggccagcggcggcggctctgcatacgacgacagcggcgtaGAGGACCGTGGCGCGGTCGCCAAGTCGGCAGCCTCGCCCTCACAGTGTCACGAGGACGGCAAGGATGGCGTGGAGGCGTCACCGACACAACCGCTTCCGGAGAGTAGTACGAGCGAGGCGAAGCCGTTCACTACGTTAGCCGGCTCCACAgctgtcgccgttgccggAGCGTCAGGCcagtgcggtgctgcggcacccaCCCGTCACGACAGGAGCAGTcgaggcggcagaagcggcgtCAGCTCGCACGCCATCAGGACGGCAGCATTGGAATCGCAGGCGCTGCCGGCCGCGCCGTTTCCCGAGggtgcctccctcctcacagCCACCGCTGATGATGGCGGCGCGAGAGGGGCGAGTGCCTATGCCGTTGTGACCTCAAGGGCAGCGCTGGTCCAAGCGTCGAGGGCGATCGAGGAGGACAAGGATGAGGACGACAACACCACCGAAGACGGCACTTCCTCAGCCCACCTCTCGATGCGCTCTCTTGGGGTTCCGATGGCTCAACTTCCAGCCCCTGTCGGGGCGGACTCGACAACGACAGCCGCCGACACAGTGACTACACTGGTAGGTAAGGGGGAAGCTAATACCATCTTGGAAGGTCGTGGTGACCCTCTCGGGATGGACAAGGGTATCCAGATGGCTGCTGCAATGACACCCTCAGCGCAGGCCGCGTGTGACGTCGAGTCGTCAGAGTTGGAGGACGCAGCttcggtggtgatggtgaaggTGACAAGAGAACCCACAGAGGAAGCGCCGACGGTTGGGGCAGTGACATTTCTcgtggcaacagcggcggcagctccaaTAGCGCTATTACAGACatcccccccctcaccatcATCGTCGTCTTCTGATGCTCATGCCACTCCCGTTCGTTGCTCGCACGAAAGCCAGTCGCGTTGTCCCCCACCCGCATTGCTCGTGTCAGCGCCGATAGACCGCGTCAGAGttgacaccgccgccttgTCGCCTTCAGCCGGGAAAGAAAAACTGAAGAAGAGGCACGACGGTGACAGACGCGCCGCAGATGCAAGTGCTGTGCTCAGTGGTGCTTCACTCGAGACTGGTGGTGCATTACTGATCACATCTACACCGCTTGCGGTGACGACGGCGCTTCGGGCAACGGGCGCCTCTGGCAGTGACGGTCTTATCCCTTGCCTTCCCCTGGAGGCggcaagcagcgcagcgccggcgcgggCACCTTCCACAATACTACTAGAGCCGCGTGAGCGGCCCTCACCGCCGTTACCGCAAACGCGGTTCTCTCTTCCGTCCTACTACCTCGCCCAGTGCGAAGACGGCCTTGCAGACGTCGCTGGAAGTCTCCACAGATGGCATGCAGAGACTTCGGCTTTTTTCCCAGAGACAGAAAGCGCCTCCACGCCGTGTCGGACACACGGTAGGCGGAACGGCTCCTCAGGTGGGCCAGCACACCTGTACCTCTCCATATCCGCGCTCGCGCGTCGCCGCGCACAACAGCGCGCATTCTACAACAGCGCGGGTCTGAGTGGCTCCGCTGCACTGCCACCCATGAAGGCCACGGCGGTGGACATGTTATCGTCAGCGTCAGCGATGCCTGTGTTGCCGTCACGTGTTAGTGCGACTCCTGATGACACTGAGAAGGCAGCCACATCTCCGACCTTGTCcagcgcggcggccggcGCCACGCACAACGATCGACTCTTGGGATCGATGGTACGCGCTTTGTGGCtcactggcggcggtgaccacggtggtggcgcctgCTGA
- a CDS encoding hypothetical protein (TriTrypDB/GeneDB-style sysID: LpmP.02.0360): protein MAGGKLSKRVKLRAKNSRKQQAHHVSGEHALPSSGLSSSPPPATPPTHSPTKAHRQEALDIRDALRQRQGRARHAAAMKVKGASSSRTTQGSGDAKRKLTKKAKKDTPSSQCTAGLRRATLLKQRRLMLPHMTAAEERMAMAQEELNLFDKVQTVPAYAADPFAAVMQHLSSTMDALQPQTPDVGPAERAVGAGRRR from the coding sequence ATGGCTGGTGGAAAGTTGTCGAAGCGTGTGAAGCTGCGCGCAAAGAACTCGCGAAAACAACAGGCTCATCACGTGTCTGGTGAACACGCGCTGCCATCGAgcggcctctcctcctctccgccgccgGCAACTCCGCCTACACACTCGCCAACGAAGGCGCATCGTCAAGAGGCGCTGGACATTCGTGACgccctgcggcagcgtcaggGTCGTGCCAGACATGCGGCAGCTATGAAAGTGAAGGGGGCGAGTAGTAGCCGCACCACTCAGGGTAGCGGTGATGCGAAGCGCAAGCTGAcaaagaaagcgaagaagGACACGCCGTCATCGCAGTGTACTGCGGGGCTACGGCGGGCGACGCTTCTAAAGCAGCGCCGACTCATGTTACCGCATATGACCGCCGCGGAGGAGCgcatggcgatggcgcaggaggagTTGAATCTCTTCGATAAGGTGCAGACGGTGCCGGCGTACGCTGCGGACCCCTTCGCTGCGGTCATGCAGCACCTGTCCTCTACGATGGATGCACTGCAGCCACAGACGCCGGATGTGGGCCCTGCCGAGCGCGCTGTTGGCGCAGGCCGCCGGCGCTGA